In Daucus carota subsp. sativus chromosome 4, DH1 v3.0, whole genome shotgun sequence, one DNA window encodes the following:
- the LOC108218798 gene encoding LEAF RUST 10 DISEASE-RESISTANCE LOCUS RECEPTOR-LIKE PROTEIN KINASE-like 1.1 isoform X5 encodes MMCAQLLKPLRYCLNPISFIISFHVLLINFPISLAQIRNYNYYSDCSNTTTIRCGDRTFINPLYPFWGKSFRPAHCGLDGFELHCENNDLVVDIGSRSKYHVVDFNSARGAVTLNRSDDPLGSICASGEATSTVLNATLYDYTENTEDLNLFYNCDDEIDSVWLDYTFTCKGDSKKRVYFFLGNSFELVDQDKIESCTNTTIQVDKRVFDALKNNRKEPETLFNRSFEVHYNRINEKACVDCKQTEGLCWRGTNTNDNTCLYSNGTALPPYKYGRPGSKKSKGLIIGAAAIGGVGILLFLMAVVFILYRRKNPKQVSYAVSRNVSSYSFSMSDSEKGSGTYMGVRTFSYNELEKATNNFDASNELGDGGFGTVYKGKLQDGREVAVKRLYENSMKRVEQFMNEIVILTQLRHPNLVVLYGSTSQECRKLLLVYEYIPNGTIADHLYGEDAERGKLTWKTRMSIAIQTASALSYLHVSDVIHRDVKTTNILLDDNFHVKVADFGLSRLFPVHATHVSTAPQGTPGYVDPEYHQCYQLTSKSDVYSFGVVLIELISSKPAVDITRHRHEINLANLAINKIQGNALHELVDPSLGFESDYEVKRMITEVAELAFRCLQNDRELRPSMDEVHKSLKEIQSRNYSGKHETEHNLSADHVSLLKNYPQNHSPDSVTIKWGSNSTNTSSSN; translated from the exons ATGATGTGTGCTCAGCTCCTTAAACCTCTCCGGTATTGTTTAAACCCCATCAGTTTTATCATCTCATTTCATGTTTTACTCATCAACTTCCCAATTAGTCTTGCTCAAATTAGAAACTATAATTACTACTCAGACTGTAGTAACACGACTACTATTAGATGCGGCGACAGGACATTCATCAATCCTCTATACCCTTTCTGGGGAAAAAGTTTTCGACCTGCTCACTGTGGTCTTGATGGATTTGAACTTCATTGTGAAAACAATGATCTAGTTGTAGATATTGGTTCACGTAGCAAGTATCATGTAGTTGATTTCAATTCTGCAAGAGGTGCGGTAACGTTAAATCGTTCTGATGATCCGTTGGGGAGTATTTGTGCATCTGGTGAGGCTACTAGTACCGTATTGAATGCAACACTATATGATTATACAGAGAATACTGAAGATCTCAACTTATTCTACAATTGTGACGATGAGATTGACTCCGTCTGGCTCGACTATACATTCACTTGCAAGGGTGACAGTAAGAAGCGCGTTTATTTCTTTCTAGGAAATTCATTTGAGTTAGTTGATCAAGACAAGATTGAGTCCTGCACTAACACCACAATTCAAGTTGATAAGAGGGTGTTTGACGCtttgaaaaataatagaaaGGAGCCGGAAACACTTTTTAATAGGAGCTTTGAAGTTCACTACAACAGAATTAACGAAAAAGCATGCGTAGACTGTAAGCAAACTGAAGGATTGTGCTGGAGAGGCACAAATACTAATGACAACACATGCCTTTATAGCAATGGAACGGCTCTCCCTCCATATAAATATGGACGACCAG GAAGTAAAAAAAGTAAAGGACTTATTATTGGTGCAG CAGCAATTGGTGGAGTAGGTATTTTATTGTTCCTGATGGCTGTCGTCTTCATCCTGTATCGCCGCAAAAATCCTAAGCAAGTTTCATATGCTGTTTCTCGGAATGTTTCTTCTTATTCCTTCTCAATGTCCGATTCTGAGAAAGGGAGCGGTACCTACATGGGAGTCCGAACATTCTCCTACAATGAACTTGAAAAGGCTACCAACAATTTTGATGCTAGCAATGAACTTGGCGATGGAGGTTTTGGGACGGTTTATAAAG GCAAGCTGCAAGATGGGCGTGAGGTTGCTGTGAAGCGACTGTACGAGAACAGTATGAAGAGAGTTGAGCAATTCATGAATGAGATTGTGATTCTCACTCAGTTACGTCACCCAAACCTGGTGGTTCTTTATGGAAGCACATCTCAGGAGTGCAGAAAACTTTTACTTGTATACGAATACATACCTAATGGCACGATTGCTGATCATTTATACGGAGAGGATGCAGAGCGAGGGAAGCTTACATGGAAAACAAGAATGAGTATTGCCATACAAACTGCAAGTGCATTGTCATATCTTCATGTTTCAGACGTCATCCACCGCGATGTGAAGACTACAAACATTCTGTTAGACGACAATTTCCATGTTAAGGTTGCAGATTTTGGCTTGTCACGCTTGTTTCCTGTGCACGCCACACATGTCTCAACTGCTCCACAAGGTACTCCTGGATATGTGGATCCCGAGTATCATCAATGCTACCAGCTCACATCCAAAAGTGATGTTTATAGTTTTGGCGTTGTTTTAATTGAGCTCATTTCGTCAAAGCCTGCTGTTGATATCACCAGGCATAGGCATGAgattaacttagcaaacttgGCTATTAACAAGATTCAAGGCAATGCACTGCACGAGCTTGTGGATCCAAGTCTAGGATTTGAATCGGATTATGAGGTAAAAAGGATGATCACTGAAGTGGCCGAGTTGGCATTTAGGTGTTTGCAAAATGACAGGGAATTAAGGCCGTCAATGGATGAAGTGCATAAATCTTTGAAGGAAATCCAAAGCAGAAACTATTCTGGAAAACATGAGACAGAACACAATCTTTCTGCAGACCACGTTTCGTTGTTGAAGAACTATCCCCAAAATCATTCTCCGGATTCAGTGACTATAAAATGGGGTAGCAATTCAACAAATACCAGTTCAAGCAACTAA
- the LOC108218798 gene encoding LEAF RUST 10 DISEASE-RESISTANCE LOCUS RECEPTOR-LIKE PROTEIN KINASE-like 1.1 isoform X1, which translates to MMCAQLLKPLRYCLNPISFIISFHVLLINFPISLAQIRNYNYYSDCSNTTTIRCGDRTFINPLYPFWGKSFRPAHCGLDGFELHCENNDLVVDIGSRSKYHVVDFNSARGAVTLNRSDDPLGSICASGEATSTVLNATLYDYTENTEDLNLFYNCDDEIDSVWLDYTFTCKGDSKKRVYFFLGNSFELVDQDKIESCTNTTIQVDKRVFDALKNNRKEPETLFNRSFEVHYNRINEKACVDCKQTEGLCWRGTNTNDNTCLYSNGTALPPYKYGRPGLSSDEREEEPHPPGSKKSKGLIIGAAAIGGVGILLFLMAVVFILYRRKNPKQVSYAVSRNVSSYSFSMSDSEKGSGTYMGVRTFSYNELEKATNNFDASNELGDGGFGTVYKGKLQDGREVAVKRLYENSMKRVEQFMNEIVILTQLRHPNLVVLYGSTSQECRKLLLVYEYIPNGTIADHLYGEDAERGKLTWKTRMSIAIQTASALSYLHVSDVIHRDVKTTNILLDDNFHVKVADFGLSRLFPVHATHVSTAPQGTPGYVDPEYHQCYQLTSKSDVYSFGVVLIELISSKPAVDITRHRHEINLANLAINKIQGNALHELVDPSLGFESDYEVKRMITEVAELAFRCLQNDRELRPSMDEVHKSLKEIQSRNYSGKHETEHNLSADHVSLLKNYPQNHSPDSVTIKWGSNSTNTSSSN; encoded by the exons ATGATGTGTGCTCAGCTCCTTAAACCTCTCCGGTATTGTTTAAACCCCATCAGTTTTATCATCTCATTTCATGTTTTACTCATCAACTTCCCAATTAGTCTTGCTCAAATTAGAAACTATAATTACTACTCAGACTGTAGTAACACGACTACTATTAGATGCGGCGACAGGACATTCATCAATCCTCTATACCCTTTCTGGGGAAAAAGTTTTCGACCTGCTCACTGTGGTCTTGATGGATTTGAACTTCATTGTGAAAACAATGATCTAGTTGTAGATATTGGTTCACGTAGCAAGTATCATGTAGTTGATTTCAATTCTGCAAGAGGTGCGGTAACGTTAAATCGTTCTGATGATCCGTTGGGGAGTATTTGTGCATCTGGTGAGGCTACTAGTACCGTATTGAATGCAACACTATATGATTATACAGAGAATACTGAAGATCTCAACTTATTCTACAATTGTGACGATGAGATTGACTCCGTCTGGCTCGACTATACATTCACTTGCAAGGGTGACAGTAAGAAGCGCGTTTATTTCTTTCTAGGAAATTCATTTGAGTTAGTTGATCAAGACAAGATTGAGTCCTGCACTAACACCACAATTCAAGTTGATAAGAGGGTGTTTGACGCtttgaaaaataatagaaaGGAGCCGGAAACACTTTTTAATAGGAGCTTTGAAGTTCACTACAACAGAATTAACGAAAAAGCATGCGTAGACTGTAAGCAAACTGAAGGATTGTGCTGGAGAGGCACAAATACTAATGACAACACATGCCTTTATAGCAATGGAACGGCTCTCCCTCCATATAAATATGGACGACCAG GACTATCAAGTGACGAGAGGGAAGAGGAGCCACATCCCCCAG GAAGTAAAAAAAGTAAAGGACTTATTATTGGTGCAG CAGCAATTGGTGGAGTAGGTATTTTATTGTTCCTGATGGCTGTCGTCTTCATCCTGTATCGCCGCAAAAATCCTAAGCAAGTTTCATATGCTGTTTCTCGGAATGTTTCTTCTTATTCCTTCTCAATGTCCGATTCTGAGAAAGGGAGCGGTACCTACATGGGAGTCCGAACATTCTCCTACAATGAACTTGAAAAGGCTACCAACAATTTTGATGCTAGCAATGAACTTGGCGATGGAGGTTTTGGGACGGTTTATAAAG GCAAGCTGCAAGATGGGCGTGAGGTTGCTGTGAAGCGACTGTACGAGAACAGTATGAAGAGAGTTGAGCAATTCATGAATGAGATTGTGATTCTCACTCAGTTACGTCACCCAAACCTGGTGGTTCTTTATGGAAGCACATCTCAGGAGTGCAGAAAACTTTTACTTGTATACGAATACATACCTAATGGCACGATTGCTGATCATTTATACGGAGAGGATGCAGAGCGAGGGAAGCTTACATGGAAAACAAGAATGAGTATTGCCATACAAACTGCAAGTGCATTGTCATATCTTCATGTTTCAGACGTCATCCACCGCGATGTGAAGACTACAAACATTCTGTTAGACGACAATTTCCATGTTAAGGTTGCAGATTTTGGCTTGTCACGCTTGTTTCCTGTGCACGCCACACATGTCTCAACTGCTCCACAAGGTACTCCTGGATATGTGGATCCCGAGTATCATCAATGCTACCAGCTCACATCCAAAAGTGATGTTTATAGTTTTGGCGTTGTTTTAATTGAGCTCATTTCGTCAAAGCCTGCTGTTGATATCACCAGGCATAGGCATGAgattaacttagcaaacttgGCTATTAACAAGATTCAAGGCAATGCACTGCACGAGCTTGTGGATCCAAGTCTAGGATTTGAATCGGATTATGAGGTAAAAAGGATGATCACTGAAGTGGCCGAGTTGGCATTTAGGTGTTTGCAAAATGACAGGGAATTAAGGCCGTCAATGGATGAAGTGCATAAATCTTTGAAGGAAATCCAAAGCAGAAACTATTCTGGAAAACATGAGACAGAACACAATCTTTCTGCAGACCACGTTTCGTTGTTGAAGAACTATCCCCAAAATCATTCTCCGGATTCAGTGACTATAAAATGGGGTAGCAATTCAACAAATACCAGTTCAAGCAACTAA
- the LOC108218798 gene encoding LEAF RUST 10 DISEASE-RESISTANCE LOCUS RECEPTOR-LIKE PROTEIN KINASE-like 1.1 isoform X2, producing MMCAQLLKPLRYCLNPISFIISFHVLLINFPISLAQIRNYNYYSDCSNTTTIRCGDRTFINPLYPFWGKSFRPAHCGLDGFELHCENNDLVVDIGSRSKYHVVDFNSARGAVTLNRSDDPLGSICASGEATSTVLNATLYDYTENTEDLNLFYNCDDEIDSVWLDYTFTCKGDSKKRVYFFLGNSFELVDQDKIESCTNTTIQVDKRVFDALKNNRKEPETLFNRSFEVHYNRINEKACVDCKQTEGLCWRGTNTNDNTCLYSNGTALPPYKYGRPGLSSDEREEEPHPPGSKKSKGLIIGAAIGGVGILLFLMAVVFILYRRKNPKQVSYAVSRNVSSYSFSMSDSEKGSGTYMGVRTFSYNELEKATNNFDASNELGDGGFGTVYKGKLQDGREVAVKRLYENSMKRVEQFMNEIVILTQLRHPNLVVLYGSTSQECRKLLLVYEYIPNGTIADHLYGEDAERGKLTWKTRMSIAIQTASALSYLHVSDVIHRDVKTTNILLDDNFHVKVADFGLSRLFPVHATHVSTAPQGTPGYVDPEYHQCYQLTSKSDVYSFGVVLIELISSKPAVDITRHRHEINLANLAINKIQGNALHELVDPSLGFESDYEVKRMITEVAELAFRCLQNDRELRPSMDEVHKSLKEIQSRNYSGKHETEHNLSADHVSLLKNYPQNHSPDSVTIKWGSNSTNTSSSN from the exons ATGATGTGTGCTCAGCTCCTTAAACCTCTCCGGTATTGTTTAAACCCCATCAGTTTTATCATCTCATTTCATGTTTTACTCATCAACTTCCCAATTAGTCTTGCTCAAATTAGAAACTATAATTACTACTCAGACTGTAGTAACACGACTACTATTAGATGCGGCGACAGGACATTCATCAATCCTCTATACCCTTTCTGGGGAAAAAGTTTTCGACCTGCTCACTGTGGTCTTGATGGATTTGAACTTCATTGTGAAAACAATGATCTAGTTGTAGATATTGGTTCACGTAGCAAGTATCATGTAGTTGATTTCAATTCTGCAAGAGGTGCGGTAACGTTAAATCGTTCTGATGATCCGTTGGGGAGTATTTGTGCATCTGGTGAGGCTACTAGTACCGTATTGAATGCAACACTATATGATTATACAGAGAATACTGAAGATCTCAACTTATTCTACAATTGTGACGATGAGATTGACTCCGTCTGGCTCGACTATACATTCACTTGCAAGGGTGACAGTAAGAAGCGCGTTTATTTCTTTCTAGGAAATTCATTTGAGTTAGTTGATCAAGACAAGATTGAGTCCTGCACTAACACCACAATTCAAGTTGATAAGAGGGTGTTTGACGCtttgaaaaataatagaaaGGAGCCGGAAACACTTTTTAATAGGAGCTTTGAAGTTCACTACAACAGAATTAACGAAAAAGCATGCGTAGACTGTAAGCAAACTGAAGGATTGTGCTGGAGAGGCACAAATACTAATGACAACACATGCCTTTATAGCAATGGAACGGCTCTCCCTCCATATAAATATGGACGACCAG GACTATCAAGTGACGAGAGGGAAGAGGAGCCACATCCCCCAG GAAGTAAAAAAAGTAAAGGACTTATTATTGGTGCAG CAATTGGTGGAGTAGGTATTTTATTGTTCCTGATGGCTGTCGTCTTCATCCTGTATCGCCGCAAAAATCCTAAGCAAGTTTCATATGCTGTTTCTCGGAATGTTTCTTCTTATTCCTTCTCAATGTCCGATTCTGAGAAAGGGAGCGGTACCTACATGGGAGTCCGAACATTCTCCTACAATGAACTTGAAAAGGCTACCAACAATTTTGATGCTAGCAATGAACTTGGCGATGGAGGTTTTGGGACGGTTTATAAAG GCAAGCTGCAAGATGGGCGTGAGGTTGCTGTGAAGCGACTGTACGAGAACAGTATGAAGAGAGTTGAGCAATTCATGAATGAGATTGTGATTCTCACTCAGTTACGTCACCCAAACCTGGTGGTTCTTTATGGAAGCACATCTCAGGAGTGCAGAAAACTTTTACTTGTATACGAATACATACCTAATGGCACGATTGCTGATCATTTATACGGAGAGGATGCAGAGCGAGGGAAGCTTACATGGAAAACAAGAATGAGTATTGCCATACAAACTGCAAGTGCATTGTCATATCTTCATGTTTCAGACGTCATCCACCGCGATGTGAAGACTACAAACATTCTGTTAGACGACAATTTCCATGTTAAGGTTGCAGATTTTGGCTTGTCACGCTTGTTTCCTGTGCACGCCACACATGTCTCAACTGCTCCACAAGGTACTCCTGGATATGTGGATCCCGAGTATCATCAATGCTACCAGCTCACATCCAAAAGTGATGTTTATAGTTTTGGCGTTGTTTTAATTGAGCTCATTTCGTCAAAGCCTGCTGTTGATATCACCAGGCATAGGCATGAgattaacttagcaaacttgGCTATTAACAAGATTCAAGGCAATGCACTGCACGAGCTTGTGGATCCAAGTCTAGGATTTGAATCGGATTATGAGGTAAAAAGGATGATCACTGAAGTGGCCGAGTTGGCATTTAGGTGTTTGCAAAATGACAGGGAATTAAGGCCGTCAATGGATGAAGTGCATAAATCTTTGAAGGAAATCCAAAGCAGAAACTATTCTGGAAAACATGAGACAGAACACAATCTTTCTGCAGACCACGTTTCGTTGTTGAAGAACTATCCCCAAAATCATTCTCCGGATTCAGTGACTATAAAATGGGGTAGCAATTCAACAAATACCAGTTCAAGCAACTAA
- the LOC108218798 gene encoding LEAF RUST 10 DISEASE-RESISTANCE LOCUS RECEPTOR-LIKE PROTEIN KINASE-like 1.1 isoform X6 encodes MMCAQLLKPLRYCLNPISFIISFHVLLINFPISLAQIRNYNYYSDCSNTTTIRCGDRTFINPLYPFWGKSFRPAHCGLDGFELHCENNDLVVDIGSRSKYHVVDFNSARGAVTLNRSDDPLGSICASGEATSTVLNATLYDYTENTEDLNLFYNCDDEIDSVWLDYTFTCKGDSKKRVYFFLGNSFELVDQDKIESCTNTTIQVDKRVFDALKNNRKEPETLFNRSFEVHYNRINEKACVDCKQTEGLCWRGTNTNDNTCLYSNGTALPPYKYGRPGSKKSKGLIIGAAIGGVGILLFLMAVVFILYRRKNPKQVSYAVSRNVSSYSFSMSDSEKGSGTYMGVRTFSYNELEKATNNFDASNELGDGGFGTVYKGKLQDGREVAVKRLYENSMKRVEQFMNEIVILTQLRHPNLVVLYGSTSQECRKLLLVYEYIPNGTIADHLYGEDAERGKLTWKTRMSIAIQTASALSYLHVSDVIHRDVKTTNILLDDNFHVKVADFGLSRLFPVHATHVSTAPQGTPGYVDPEYHQCYQLTSKSDVYSFGVVLIELISSKPAVDITRHRHEINLANLAINKIQGNALHELVDPSLGFESDYEVKRMITEVAELAFRCLQNDRELRPSMDEVHKSLKEIQSRNYSGKHETEHNLSADHVSLLKNYPQNHSPDSVTIKWGSNSTNTSSSN; translated from the exons ATGATGTGTGCTCAGCTCCTTAAACCTCTCCGGTATTGTTTAAACCCCATCAGTTTTATCATCTCATTTCATGTTTTACTCATCAACTTCCCAATTAGTCTTGCTCAAATTAGAAACTATAATTACTACTCAGACTGTAGTAACACGACTACTATTAGATGCGGCGACAGGACATTCATCAATCCTCTATACCCTTTCTGGGGAAAAAGTTTTCGACCTGCTCACTGTGGTCTTGATGGATTTGAACTTCATTGTGAAAACAATGATCTAGTTGTAGATATTGGTTCACGTAGCAAGTATCATGTAGTTGATTTCAATTCTGCAAGAGGTGCGGTAACGTTAAATCGTTCTGATGATCCGTTGGGGAGTATTTGTGCATCTGGTGAGGCTACTAGTACCGTATTGAATGCAACACTATATGATTATACAGAGAATACTGAAGATCTCAACTTATTCTACAATTGTGACGATGAGATTGACTCCGTCTGGCTCGACTATACATTCACTTGCAAGGGTGACAGTAAGAAGCGCGTTTATTTCTTTCTAGGAAATTCATTTGAGTTAGTTGATCAAGACAAGATTGAGTCCTGCACTAACACCACAATTCAAGTTGATAAGAGGGTGTTTGACGCtttgaaaaataatagaaaGGAGCCGGAAACACTTTTTAATAGGAGCTTTGAAGTTCACTACAACAGAATTAACGAAAAAGCATGCGTAGACTGTAAGCAAACTGAAGGATTGTGCTGGAGAGGCACAAATACTAATGACAACACATGCCTTTATAGCAATGGAACGGCTCTCCCTCCATATAAATATGGACGACCAG GAAGTAAAAAAAGTAAAGGACTTATTATTGGTGCAG CAATTGGTGGAGTAGGTATTTTATTGTTCCTGATGGCTGTCGTCTTCATCCTGTATCGCCGCAAAAATCCTAAGCAAGTTTCATATGCTGTTTCTCGGAATGTTTCTTCTTATTCCTTCTCAATGTCCGATTCTGAGAAAGGGAGCGGTACCTACATGGGAGTCCGAACATTCTCCTACAATGAACTTGAAAAGGCTACCAACAATTTTGATGCTAGCAATGAACTTGGCGATGGAGGTTTTGGGACGGTTTATAAAG GCAAGCTGCAAGATGGGCGTGAGGTTGCTGTGAAGCGACTGTACGAGAACAGTATGAAGAGAGTTGAGCAATTCATGAATGAGATTGTGATTCTCACTCAGTTACGTCACCCAAACCTGGTGGTTCTTTATGGAAGCACATCTCAGGAGTGCAGAAAACTTTTACTTGTATACGAATACATACCTAATGGCACGATTGCTGATCATTTATACGGAGAGGATGCAGAGCGAGGGAAGCTTACATGGAAAACAAGAATGAGTATTGCCATACAAACTGCAAGTGCATTGTCATATCTTCATGTTTCAGACGTCATCCACCGCGATGTGAAGACTACAAACATTCTGTTAGACGACAATTTCCATGTTAAGGTTGCAGATTTTGGCTTGTCACGCTTGTTTCCTGTGCACGCCACACATGTCTCAACTGCTCCACAAGGTACTCCTGGATATGTGGATCCCGAGTATCATCAATGCTACCAGCTCACATCCAAAAGTGATGTTTATAGTTTTGGCGTTGTTTTAATTGAGCTCATTTCGTCAAAGCCTGCTGTTGATATCACCAGGCATAGGCATGAgattaacttagcaaacttgGCTATTAACAAGATTCAAGGCAATGCACTGCACGAGCTTGTGGATCCAAGTCTAGGATTTGAATCGGATTATGAGGTAAAAAGGATGATCACTGAAGTGGCCGAGTTGGCATTTAGGTGTTTGCAAAATGACAGGGAATTAAGGCCGTCAATGGATGAAGTGCATAAATCTTTGAAGGAAATCCAAAGCAGAAACTATTCTGGAAAACATGAGACAGAACACAATCTTTCTGCAGACCACGTTTCGTTGTTGAAGAACTATCCCCAAAATCATTCTCCGGATTCAGTGACTATAAAATGGGGTAGCAATTCAACAAATACCAGTTCAAGCAACTAA
- the LOC108218798 gene encoding LEAF RUST 10 DISEASE-RESISTANCE LOCUS RECEPTOR-LIKE PROTEIN KINASE-like 1.1 isoform X4, with protein sequence MHAKLLRARQFFSNPISIIVWILCLSVFIPRHNAKVDLDMYNNCSKPTTSPCGTPLGWGVDYPFWVDEIRPSYCGLEGYKLSCKDDGLVVDLASDIKYNVEAIDPFKHTIDLNFLENPLKSICDASSSSNQDTEHNHPLLSSRENSEVIYLFYNCSDPAQTTSFNANFRCGNKDPVYFFRDELFAQAQKNLSSCNYTWLPVNKWLFEKFIWDPNPAQQAAEKLFEGSFEVYYNVENNQVCKECYEHDDGVCWKDTYVGSKDPCLYRRQSGLPYQQQSGSKKSKGLIIGAAIGGVGILLFLMAVVFILYRRKNPKQVSYAVSRNVSSYSFSMSDSEKGSGTYMGVRTFSYNELEKATNNFDASNELGDGGFGTVYKGKLQDGREVAVKRLYENSMKRVEQFMNEIVILTQLRHPNLVVLYGSTSQECRKLLLVYEYIPNGTIADHLYGEDAERGKLTWKTRMSIAIQTASALSYLHVSDVIHRDVKTTNILLDDNFHVKVADFGLSRLFPVHATHVSTAPQGTPGYVDPEYHQCYQLTSKSDVYSFGVVLIELISSKPAVDITRHRHEINLANLAINKIQGNALHELVDPSLGFESDYEVKRMITEVAELAFRCLQNDRELRPSMDEVHKSLKEIQSRNYSGKHETEHNLSADHVSLLKNYPQNHSPDSVTIKWGSNSTNTSSSN encoded by the exons ATGCATGCTAAACTCCTTAGAGCTCGCCAATTTTTTTCAAACCCCATCAGTATAATTGTCTGGATCCTTTGCTTATCAGTTTTCATCCCAAGACATAATGCTAAAGTTGATCTTGACATGTACAACAACTGTAGTAAGCCAACTACTTCTCCATGTGGCACACCTTTAGGATGGGGAGTTGATTACCCTTTCTGGGTTGATGAGATTCGACCTTCGTATTGTGGTCTTGAAGGATATAAGCTCAGCTGCAAAGACGACGGCCTAGTTGTAGATTTAGCTTCCGATATCAAGTATAATGTAGAGGCCATCGATCCGTTTAAACATACGatagatttaaattttttggagaATCCTCTCAAGTCTATCTGTGATGCAAGTTCCAGCTCAAATCAAGATACAGAACATAATCATCCGCTGCTCTCCTCCCGTGAGAACTCCGAAGTTATCTACTTGTTCTACAATTGCAGTGATCCAGCTCAAACAACCTCATTTAACGCGAATTTCAGATGCGGGAATAAAGACCCGGTTTATTTCTTCCGAGATGAGTTATTTGCGCAAGCTCAGAAAAATCTTAGCTCGTGTAATTACACTTGGCTTCCGGTTAATAAGTGGTTGTTTGAAAAGTTCATATGGGACCCGAACCCAGCACAGCAAGCAGCAGAAAAGCTTTTCGAGGGGAGCTTTGAGGTTTACTATAATGTAGAAAACAATCAAGTCTGCAAAGAGTGTTATGAACATGATGATGGAGTGTGTTGGAAAGACACATATGTAGGTAGCAAAGACCCATGCCTTTATCGACGACAATCAGGTCTGCCATATCAACAACAATCAG GAAGTAAAAAAAGTAAAGGACTTATTATTGGTGCAG CAATTGGTGGAGTAGGTATTTTATTGTTCCTGATGGCTGTCGTCTTCATCCTGTATCGCCGCAAAAATCCTAAGCAAGTTTCATATGCTGTTTCTCGGAATGTTTCTTCTTATTCCTTCTCAATGTCCGATTCTGAGAAAGGGAGCGGTACCTACATGGGAGTCCGAACATTCTCCTACAATGAACTTGAAAAGGCTACCAACAATTTTGATGCTAGCAATGAACTTGGCGATGGAGGTTTTGGGACGGTTTATAAAG GCAAGCTGCAAGATGGGCGTGAGGTTGCTGTGAAGCGACTGTACGAGAACAGTATGAAGAGAGTTGAGCAATTCATGAATGAGATTGTGATTCTCACTCAGTTACGTCACCCAAACCTGGTGGTTCTTTATGGAAGCACATCTCAGGAGTGCAGAAAACTTTTACTTGTATACGAATACATACCTAATGGCACGATTGCTGATCATTTATACGGAGAGGATGCAGAGCGAGGGAAGCTTACATGGAAAACAAGAATGAGTATTGCCATACAAACTGCAAGTGCATTGTCATATCTTCATGTTTCAGACGTCATCCACCGCGATGTGAAGACTACAAACATTCTGTTAGACGACAATTTCCATGTTAAGGTTGCAGATTTTGGCTTGTCACGCTTGTTTCCTGTGCACGCCACACATGTCTCAACTGCTCCACAAGGTACTCCTGGATATGTGGATCCCGAGTATCATCAATGCTACCAGCTCACATCCAAAAGTGATGTTTATAGTTTTGGCGTTGTTTTAATTGAGCTCATTTCGTCAAAGCCTGCTGTTGATATCACCAGGCATAGGCATGAgattaacttagcaaacttgGCTATTAACAAGATTCAAGGCAATGCACTGCACGAGCTTGTGGATCCAAGTCTAGGATTTGAATCGGATTATGAGGTAAAAAGGATGATCACTGAAGTGGCCGAGTTGGCATTTAGGTGTTTGCAAAATGACAGGGAATTAAGGCCGTCAATGGATGAAGTGCATAAATCTTTGAAGGAAATCCAAAGCAGAAACTATTCTGGAAAACATGAGACAGAACACAATCTTTCTGCAGACCACGTTTCGTTGTTGAAGAACTATCCCCAAAATCATTCTCCGGATTCAGTGACTATAAAATGGGGTAGCAATTCAACAAATACCAGTTCAAGCAACTAA